A part of Vallitalea okinawensis genomic DNA contains:
- a CDS encoding ABC transporter ATP-binding protein: protein MAGKKLLEVNDLHVSFKVHGGTVKAVRGVSFELHEGETLAIVGESGSGKSVCTKTIMGIIAKNGRIDKGEILLEDRDIAQMKEKELEKIRGKEIAMIFQDPMTSLNPTMKIGKQIMEPMVKHRGMSKSEAKAEAIKLIDLVGIDEPEKRFHQYPHQFSGGMRQRIVIAIALSCQPKILIADEPTTALDVTIQAQILDLIKDLQEKTGVAVIFITHDLGVVANVSDRVSVMYAGQIVEVGTADEVFYLPKHPYTWGLLASMPSLDTDDDELYAIPGTPPDLLNPPVGDAFALRSEFALAIDMEEKPPYFELSETHKAASWLLHPDAPKVEPPSAIQKLALKYKGGVR, encoded by the coding sequence ATGGCAGGTAAAAAATTATTAGAAGTAAATGATTTACATGTCTCCTTTAAGGTCCATGGAGGTACAGTAAAAGCTGTACGTGGTGTTAGCTTTGAACTGCATGAAGGTGAGACCTTAGCTATAGTTGGAGAGTCAGGTTCAGGAAAGTCTGTATGTACAAAAACCATTATGGGTATTATTGCGAAAAATGGTCGAATAGATAAAGGTGAAATTCTTTTAGAAGATAGAGACATTGCTCAGATGAAAGAAAAGGAATTAGAGAAAATTCGTGGCAAGGAAATTGCTATGATATTCCAAGATCCTATGACATCACTTAATCCGACGATGAAAATTGGTAAGCAAATCATGGAACCAATGGTTAAGCATCGTGGTATGAGTAAGTCAGAGGCAAAAGCTGAAGCTATTAAGCTTATCGATTTAGTAGGTATTGATGAGCCAGAAAAACGTTTCCACCAATATCCTCATCAATTTTCAGGTGGAATGCGTCAGAGAATTGTAATCGCGATCGCTTTGTCTTGTCAGCCTAAAATTTTAATAGCTGACGAGCCAACAACAGCATTAGATGTTACAATCCAAGCACAAATACTTGATTTAATTAAAGATTTACAAGAAAAAACAGGTGTTGCAGTTATCTTCATTACTCATGACTTAGGTGTTGTTGCTAACGTTTCTGATCGTGTATCCGTTATGTATGCGGGACAGATTGTTGAAGTAGGTACAGCTGATGAAGTATTCTACTTACCTAAACATCCATATACTTGGGGTTTGTTGGCTTCCATGCCGAGTTTGGATACAGATGATGATGAACTTTATGCGATACCAGGTACACCACCAGATTTACTTAATCCGCCAGTAGGTGATGCCTTTGCTTTAAGAAGTGAGTTCGCATTAGCCATTGATATGGAAGAAAAACCACCATATTTTGAGCTTAGTGAAACACATAAAGCAGCATCTTGGCTCTTACATCCAGATGCACCTAAGGTAGAGCCACCTTCAGCGATTCAGAAACTAGCATTAAAATATAAAGGTGGTGTGAGGTAA
- a CDS encoding ABC transporter ATP-binding protein — MDNREKLVEISNLKQYFKLPKKGVVKAIDGITFDIYKGETFGLVGESGSGKTTTGRTIIKLYEATEGEIVFNGENIQGKMPRAKRREINKKMQMIFQDPQACLNPRMTVADIIAEGIDIHGLAKNKKERLHKVYELLETVGLNKDHANRYPHEFSGGQRQRIGIARALAIEPEFIIADEPISALDVSIQAQVVNLMNQLKHEKQLTYLFIAHDLSMVKYISDRIGVMYRGKLMELADSEELFHHPLHPYTKSLMSAIPLPDPQTERTRRRFGYDPTMHDYSKEKPEWVEIRPKHWIYASPSEVEKYQEEIKKNEKASVS; from the coding sequence ATGGATAACAGAGAGAAATTAGTTGAAATAAGTAATCTAAAACAATACTTTAAGTTACCTAAAAAAGGTGTAGTTAAAGCTATTGATGGTATTACTTTTGATATCTATAAAGGTGAAACATTTGGTTTAGTTGGAGAATCTGGTTCGGGTAAAACAACAACTGGCCGTACTATTATAAAACTCTATGAAGCAACAGAGGGTGAAATAGTATTTAATGGCGAGAACATTCAAGGTAAAATGCCTAGAGCGAAAAGAAGAGAAATCAATAAAAAAATGCAAATGATCTTTCAAGACCCTCAAGCTTGTCTGAATCCAAGAATGACAGTAGCAGATATAATTGCAGAAGGTATTGATATTCATGGATTAGCTAAGAATAAGAAAGAAAGATTGCATAAAGTGTATGAATTACTTGAAACAGTTGGTCTTAACAAAGATCATGCCAATCGTTATCCTCATGAGTTTTCTGGTGGACAGCGTCAAAGAATTGGTATTGCAAGAGCATTAGCTATTGAACCAGAATTCATTATTGCTGATGAACCAATTTCAGCCCTTGATGTGTCTATTCAAGCTCAGGTTGTTAACTTAATGAACCAATTGAAGCATGAAAAGCAATTAACGTACTTGTTTATTGCTCATGACTTATCCATGGTTAAGTATATCTCTGATAGAATTGGGGTTATGTACCGAGGTAAGTTAATGGAGTTAGCGGATAGTGAGGAGCTTTTCCATCATCCGTTACATCCATATACTAAATCATTAATGTCTGCCATTCCTCTTCCTGATCCTCAAACAGAGAGAACCAGAAGAAGATTTGGCTATGATCCTACTATGCATGATTATAGTAAAGAAAAACCTGAATGGGTTGAAATACGACCAAAACATTGGATTTATGCTTCACCTAGTGAAGTGGAAAAATACCAAGAAGAAATCAAAAAAAATGAAAAAGCGTCAGTGAGCTAA
- a CDS encoding ABC transporter substrate-binding protein has translation MKTKLLALVLVLVLGISAVLVGCSKDNDTTTEPTDTTTNTEVKEVSSKEALQNINFRKALAMSLEKSFISNEILANGSQAVDYLTPGSITPGKDFRSEYPEGFNSYNLDEAMNYWNQAKEELGFEEIEIELLTFDSDSSKKISEYIQAQWQANLPGLSVTINQQPFENKLELASAGNFDVNFAGWGPDYPDPMTYLDLWVTGGGHNNTGMANAEFDAIIDDAKSGELLADADARWAALQEAERMMFEEETAIIPLYQKGKAILQQDYFTGLVEPSFGPDIIFTYAETTQTNENGETIARLVDTSDIPTMDISLATNSVSFQAIGNTNEGLFKYAEDGSIVEGLVKDYSMEEVTNENGNVTYVYTFNLRDDNVWSNGETVTAHDFVYSWRRLGDPNTGAQYAHMLESAGIKNGAAVAGGEVAPEELGVTAADDFTLVVELETNVPFFIELLVFPSFYPQNQAFVEAMGDDYGTSPETALYNGPYTLTKWTLGYEYEYAKNADYYAADEVAIDVVNFRIVKDAAARVNLYEAGDIDRAVLSSEFVSQYVDDSNFKTTEDMSVFYIEMNYAE, from the coding sequence ATGAAGACTAAATTATTAGCACTTGTATTAGTACTTGTACTTGGAATTAGCGCAGTTTTAGTAGGTTGTTCTAAAGATAATGATACTACTACTGAACCAACAGATACTACAACTAATACAGAAGTAAAAGAAGTATCATCAAAAGAAGCTTTACAAAATATAAATTTCCGTAAAGCATTAGCAATGTCATTAGAAAAATCATTTATTTCAAATGAAATTTTAGCAAACGGTTCTCAAGCTGTTGATTATTTAACACCAGGTAGTATTACACCAGGTAAAGATTTTAGAAGTGAATACCCAGAAGGTTTTAATAGCTACAATTTAGATGAAGCGATGAACTACTGGAATCAAGCTAAAGAAGAATTAGGTTTTGAAGAAATTGAAATCGAATTATTAACTTTCGACTCAGATAGTAGTAAGAAGATTTCTGAATATATCCAAGCTCAATGGCAAGCAAATTTACCAGGTTTATCAGTAACAATTAACCAACAACCATTCGAAAATAAATTAGAGTTAGCTAGTGCAGGTAACTTTGATGTTAACTTCGCTGGTTGGGGTCCTGACTATCCAGATCCAATGACATATTTAGATTTATGGGTAACAGGCGGTGGTCATAACAATACTGGTATGGCTAATGCAGAATTCGATGCAATTATAGACGATGCTAAATCAGGTGAATTACTAGCTGATGCTGATGCTCGTTGGGCGGCTTTACAAGAAGCAGAAAGAATGATGTTTGAAGAAGAAACAGCAATCATTCCTCTATATCAAAAAGGTAAAGCAATCTTACAACAAGATTATTTCACAGGTCTTGTAGAACCTTCATTCGGACCTGATATCATTTTCACTTACGCAGAAACAACTCAAACTAACGAAAATGGTGAAACAATTGCTAGATTAGTAGATACTTCAGATATTCCTACAATGGATATCTCATTAGCTACTAACTCAGTATCATTCCAAGCTATTGGTAATACAAATGAAGGTTTATTTAAGTACGCTGAAGATGGAAGTATCGTTGAAGGCTTAGTTAAAGATTATAGTATGGAAGAAGTAACGAATGAAAACGGTAATGTAACTTATGTTTATACTTTCAATTTAAGAGATGATAATGTTTGGTCAAATGGCGAAACTGTAACAGCTCATGATTTCGTTTATTCATGGAGAAGATTAGGCGATCCTAACACAGGTGCTCAATATGCTCATATGTTAGAATCAGCTGGTATCAAAAACGGTGCTGCTGTAGCTGGTGGTGAAGTTGCTCCAGAAGAATTAGGTGTTACTGCTGCTGATGACTTTACATTAGTAGTTGAATTAGAAACAAATGTACCATTCTTTATTGAATTATTAGTATTCCCATCATTCTACCCACAAAATCAAGCTTTTGTTGAAGCAATGGGTGATGACTATGGTACAAGCCCAGAAACAGCATTATACAATGGTCCTTATACTTTAACAAAATGGACTTTAGGTTATGAATATGAATACGCTAAAAATGCAGATTACTATGCAGCTGATGAAGTAGCTATTGATGTAGTTAACTTCCGTATCGTAAAAGATGCTGCTGCACGTGTCAACTTATATGAAGCTGGTGACATCGATAGAGCAGTATTAAGTAGTGAGTTCGTATCACAATATGTTGATGATTCTAACTTCAAAACAACTGAAGATATGTCAGTATTCTATATTGAAATGAACTATGCTGAATAA
- a CDS encoding ABC transporter permease: MIKYVLERLMYGLITLFLVVSITFLLLQFMPGSPFNDDKLTEEQLVILNDKYGLDDPIPMQYARYMKNVFTGDFGVSFQYNNQEVSEMIAARLPVTVRVGGQALIFGALVGIFLGAIAALKKNTPIDHATILIAILGVSVPSYVMASLMQYYLGVRAGLLPVVYNETAASTIMPTLALSLFVISSCARFMRTELVEVLSTDYILLARAKGMSRAHVIYKHALRNALIPVITVLGPMTISLLTGSTVIEKIFGIPGVSFLLVEGIQKNDYFVILGVATFYSALYITVLIIIDILYGIIDPRIRLSGGAK, translated from the coding sequence ATGATTAAGTATGTCTTAGAAAGACTTATGTACGGGCTTATTACTTTGTTTTTAGTAGTATCCATTACTTTCTTACTACTTCAATTCATGCCAGGTTCACCCTTTAACGACGATAAGTTAACGGAGGAACAATTAGTAATTTTGAATGACAAATATGGTTTGGATGATCCAATACCAATGCAATATGCTCGTTATATGAAGAATGTATTCACAGGGGATTTTGGTGTATCATTCCAATACAATAATCAAGAAGTTTCAGAAATGATTGCTGCAAGATTGCCAGTAACTGTACGTGTAGGAGGACAAGCGCTTATTTTTGGAGCATTAGTGGGTATATTTTTAGGGGCGATAGCTGCACTTAAGAAAAATACACCTATTGATCATGCAACAATTTTGATCGCAATTCTAGGGGTTTCTGTTCCATCCTACGTAATGGCATCTTTAATGCAATACTATCTAGGTGTAAGAGCAGGTTTACTTCCAGTTGTTTATAATGAGACAGCTGCATCTACGATTATGCCAACGTTAGCACTATCCTTATTTGTTATCTCATCATGTGCTCGTTTCATGAGAACAGAGCTCGTTGAGGTGCTTTCTACTGATTATATATTATTAGCAAGAGCTAAAGGTATGTCAAGAGCGCACGTCATCTATAAACATGCATTGAGAAATGCATTAATTCCAGTTATTACAGTGCTAGGACCAATGACAATTTCTTTATTAACTGGTTCTACAGTAATTGAAAAGATTTTTGGTATTCCAGGAGTTAGTTTCTTACTTGTAGAAGGTATTCAAAAGAATGACTATTTTGTTATCCTAGGAGTAGCAACATTCTATAGTGCATTATATATCACAGTGCTTATTATCATTGATATTCTATACGGTATTATTGATCCAAGAATTCGTCTGTCAGGAGGTGCTAAATAA
- the opp3C gene encoding oligopeptide ABC transporter permease, with translation MSDVKKIAQEQFKRIKIDTSLNEKIEAPSLTFWQDVRRRLKTNKAAIFAMVLLVIIIFFSMFGPMMNAYEYDKQIQPPSQHTKLPPKVPGLAELGILDGTVTKEVGENGLARLTEGTYEIVNEFTETKEDGTSVTRYTVVEDVYAAKGIEDEAYWFGTDDLGRDLWTRVWRGVRVSLLIGFIAAMIDLLIGVSYGAIAGFYGGKIDMYMMRFTEILTGIPNLVLVTLFILVFDPGIVPIAIAIAMTSWVGMARVVRSQFLKIKEQEFILAGRTLGTPSFKLIFKHIIPNIIGQIVIMITFSIPSAIFYESFLAFIGLGLQAPETSLGTLIADGYKFLMTNAFMLFIPAVILSVLMLSLNIFANGLRDAVDPRMRNS, from the coding sequence ATGAGCGATGTTAAAAAGATTGCACAAGAACAATTTAAACGCATTAAGATCGATACATCACTAAATGAAAAAATTGAAGCACCAAGTCTTACTTTCTGGCAAGACGTTAGAAGAAGATTGAAAACGAATAAAGCGGCAATATTTGCAATGGTTTTACTTGTTATTATTATTTTCTTCTCGATGTTTGGTCCTATGATGAATGCATATGAGTACGATAAGCAAATTCAACCACCATCACAGCATACAAAGTTACCACCTAAAGTACCAGGGTTAGCTGAATTAGGTATTCTTGATGGTACAGTTACTAAAGAAGTCGGTGAAAATGGTCTTGCTCGTTTAACAGAGGGGACTTATGAAATAGTTAATGAGTTCACAGAAACTAAAGAAGATGGTACATCAGTAACAAGATATACAGTTGTGGAAGATGTTTATGCAGCAAAAGGAATTGAAGATGAAGCTTATTGGTTTGGTACAGATGACTTAGGTCGTGATTTATGGACGAGAGTTTGGAGAGGGGTTCGTGTATCTCTATTAATCGGTTTTATCGCAGCAATGATTGACTTACTCATTGGGGTATCCTATGGTGCCATTGCAGGTTTCTATGGCGGTAAAATTGATATGTATATGATGCGTTTTACTGAAATCCTTACTGGTATTCCAAACCTGGTATTAGTTACACTATTTATACTTGTCTTTGATCCTGGTATCGTACCGATCGCTATAGCTATTGCTATGACCTCTTGGGTAGGTATGGCGCGTGTAGTTCGTTCTCAGTTCTTAAAAATTAAGGAACAAGAATTTATTTTAGCTGGTCGTACATTAGGTACTCCAAGCTTCAAATTAATATTTAAACACATTATTCCGAATATTATTGGACAGATTGTAATCATGATTACATTCTCTATTCCAAGTGCGATTTTCTATGAATCTTTCTTGGCGTTTATTGGTTTAGGGTTACAAGCACCTGAAACATCATTAGGTACATTAATTGCTGATGGTTATAAATTCTTAATGACAAATGCATTTATGTTATTTATCCCAGCAGTTATCTTATCAGTTCTAATGTTAAGCTTGAATATCTTCGCAAACGGTCTAAGAGATGCTGTAGACCCAAGAATGCGTAATAGTTAG
- a CDS encoding ABC transporter ATP-binding protein, translating to MKKILEVKDLHVSFKTYSGRVNAVRGVSFDLHEGETLAIVGESGSGKSVCTKTIIGILASNGNIDNGEIHFDGKDLASLKEKELEKVRGKDIAMIFQDPMTSLNPTMKIGKQIMEGMVKHRGMSKDEAKKRAIELIDLVGIDEPEKRFHQYPHQFSGGMRQRIVIATALACEPKILIADEPTTALDVTIQAQILDLIKDLQEKTGVAVIFITHDLGVVANVSDRVAVMYAGQIVEVGTSDEVFYLPKHPYTWGLLASMPSLDSDEEELYAIPGTPPDLLNPPKGDAFALRSEFAMAIDMKEEPPFFQISETHKARTWLLHPDAPKVEPPSAIKKLEQKVKGGVVNE from the coding sequence ATGAAGAAAATCTTAGAAGTAAAAGATCTTCATGTTTCCTTTAAAACCTACAGTGGTAGAGTTAATGCCGTTCGTGGAGTGAGTTTTGATTTACATGAAGGTGAAACATTGGCGATCGTAGGTGAATCAGGTTCTGGTAAATCTGTTTGTACTAAGACGATTATAGGGATACTAGCATCAAATGGTAATATTGATAATGGAGAGATTCATTTTGATGGTAAAGATCTTGCGAGTTTAAAAGAAAAAGAATTGGAAAAAGTACGTGGTAAGGATATTGCTATGATTTTCCAAGATCCGATGACATCATTAAATCCAACCATGAAGATTGGTAAACAAATCATGGAAGGTATGGTTAAGCATCGTGGTATGAGTAAAGATGAAGCTAAAAAAAGAGCTATTGAGTTGATAGATTTAGTTGGAATTGATGAGCCAGAGAAGCGCTTCCATCAATATCCTCACCAGTTCTCTGGTGGTATGCGTCAAAGAATTGTTATAGCAACAGCATTAGCATGTGAGCCAAAAATCCTCATTGCTGATGAGCCAACAACAGCATTAGATGTTACAATTCAAGCGCAGATTTTAGATCTAATTAAAGATCTTCAAGAAAAAACAGGTGTTGCTGTTATCTTCATTACCCATGACTTAGGGGTAGTAGCCAACGTTTCTGATCGTGTTGCAGTTATGTATGCTGGTCAAATTGTTGAGGTAGGAACTTCTGATGAAGTCTTCTATTTACCTAAACATCCTTATACTTGGGGATTGTTAGCTTCAATGCCAAGTCTAGATTCTGATGAAGAAGAATTATATGCTATTCCTGGTACACCACCAGACTTATTGAATCCACCAAAAGGTGATGCCTTTGCATTACGAAGTGAGTTTGCCATGGCTATTGATATGAAGGAAGAACCACCATTCTTCCAGATTTCTGAAACTCATAAGGCGAGAACATGGTTATTGCATCCTGATGCACCAAAGGTAGAACCACCATCAGCCATTAAAAAGCTAGAACAAAAAGTAAAAGGTGGTGTTGTCAATGAATAA